In one Bos mutus isolate GX-2022 chromosome 19, NWIPB_WYAK_1.1, whole genome shotgun sequence genomic region, the following are encoded:
- the TBX2 gene encoding LOW QUALITY PROTEIN: T-box transcription factor TBX2 (The sequence of the model RefSeq protein was modified relative to this genomic sequence to represent the inferred CDS: inserted 1 base in 1 codon), whose translation MREPALAASAMAYHPFHAPRPADFPMSAFLAAAQPSFFPALALPPGALAKPLPDPGLAGAAAAAAAAAAAAEAGLHVSALGPHPPAAHLRSLKSLEPEDEVEDDPKVTLEAKELWDQFHKLGTEMVITKSGRRMFPPFKVRVSGLDKKAKYILLMDIVAADDCRYKFHNSRWMVAGKADPEMPKRMYIHPDSPATGEQWMAKPVAFHKLKLTNNISDKHGFTILNSMHKYQPRFHIVRANDILKLPYSTFRTYVFPXTDFIAVTAYQNDKITQLKIDNNPFAKGFRDTGNGRREKRKQLTLPSLRLYEEHCKPERDGAESDASSCDPPPAREPPPSPGTAPSPLRLHRTRAEEKSCAADSDPEPERLGEERAGPALGRSPALDSSSPPRLTEPDRARERRSPERGKEPAESGGDGPFGLRSLEKERAEARRKDEGRKEASEGKEPGLAPLVVQTDSASPLGAGHLPGLAFSSHLHGQQFFGPLGAGQPLFLHPGQFAMGPGAFSAMGMGHLLASVAGGGGGGGGGGPGTATGLDAGGLGPAGSAASTAGPFPFHLSQHMLASQGIPMPTFGGLFPYPYTYMAAAAAAASALPATSAAAAAAAAAGSLSRSPFLGSARPRLRFSPYQIPVSIPPSTSLLTTGLAAEGSKAAGGGNSREPSPLPELALRKVGAPARVALSPGGAAKEAASELQSIQRLVSGLESQRALSPGRESPK comes from the exons ATGAGAGAGCCGGCGCTGGCGGCCAGCGCCATGGCTTACCACCCGTTCCACGCGCCACGGCCGGCCGACTTCCCCATGTCCGCCTTCCTGGCGGCGGCGCAGCCCTCCTTCTTCCCGGCTCTCGCGCTGCCGCCCGGCGCTCTGGCCAAGCCGCTGCCCGACCCGGGCttggcgggggcggcggcggcggcggcggcggcggcggcggcggccgaggcGGGGCTGCACGTCTCGGCACTCGGCCCGCATCCGCCCGCCGCTCATCTGCGCTCGCTTAAGAGCCTGGAGCCCGAGGACGAGGTGGAGGACGACCCCAAGGTGACGCTGGAGGCCAAGGAGCTGTGGGACCAGTTTCACAAGCTGGGCACCGAGATGGTCATCACCAAGTCCGGGAG gagGATGTTTCCTCCCTTCAAGGTGCGAGTCAGCGGCCTGGACAAGAAGGCCAAATACATCCTGCTGATGGACATTGTGGCCGCTGATGACTGCCGGTATAAATTCCATAACTCGCGCTGGATGGTGGCAGGCAAGGCCGACCCCGAGATGCCCAAACGGATGTACATCCACCCAGACAGCCCGGCCACGGGGGAGCAGTGGATGGCCAAGCCGGTGGCCTTCCACAAGCTGAAGCTGACCAACAACATCTCAGACAAGCACGGCTTC ACCATTCTGAACTCCATGCACAAGTACCAACCGCGCTTCCACATCGTGCGAGCCAACGACATCCTGAAGCTGCCCTACAGCACGTTCCGCACCTACGTGTTCC AGACCGATTTCATCGCGGTCACCGCCTACCAGAACGACAAG ATCACGCAGCTTAAGATCGACAACAACCCGTTTGCCAAGGGCTTCCGGGACACCGGGAACGGCCGGCGGGAGAAAAG GAAGCAGCTGACGCTGCCGTCGTTGCGCCTGTACGAGGAGCACTGCAAGCCGGAGCGCGACGGCGCGGAGTCGGACGCCTCGTCCTGCGACCCTCCCCCTGCGCGGGAACCGCCACCCTCTCCGGGGACGGCGCCCAGTCCCCTGCGCCTGCACCGGACCAGAG CCGAGGAGAAGTCGTGCGCCGCGGACAGTGACCCGGAGCCCGAGCGGCTGGGCGAGGAACGCGCGGGGCCGGCGCTAGGCCGCAGCCCCGCCCTGGACAGCAGCAGCCCCCCTCGCTTGACCGAACCCGATCGCGCCAGGGAGAGGCGCAGCCCCGAGAGGGGCAAGGAGCCGGCCGAGAGCGGCGGGGACGGCCCGTTTGGCCTGCGGAGCCTAGAGAAGGAGCGCGCCGAAGCCCGGCGGAAGGACGAGGGGCGCAAGGAGGCGAGCGAAGGCAAGGAGCCCGGCCTGGCGCCGCTGGTGGTGCAGACGGACAGCGCGTCCCCGCTGGGCGCCGGACACCTGCCCGGCCTGGCCTTCTCCAGCCACCTGCACGGGCAGCAGTTCTTCGGGCCGCTGGGGGCCGGCCAGCCGCTCTTCTTGCACCCGGGACAGTTCGCCATGGGGCCCGGAGCCTTCTCCGCCATGGGCATGGGCCACCTACTAGCCTCGGTGGCCGGCGGAGGCGGCGGTGGTGGAGGCGGCGGGCCAGGGACCGCCACCGGGCTGGACGCGGGCGGGCTGGGTCCCGCGGGCAGTGCGGCCAGCACCGCCGGGCCCTTCCCATTCCACCTCTCCCAGCACATGCTGGCATCTCAG ggAATCCCCATGCCCACTTTCGGAGGCCTCTTCCCCTATCCCTACACCTACATGGCGGCCGCTGCAGCGGCGGCCTCGGCTCTGCCAGCCACCAGCGCTGCGGCCGCGGCCGCGGCTGCCGCCGGTTCCCTGTCCCGGAGCCCCTTTCTGGGCAGTGCCCGGCCCCGCCTGCGCTTCAGCCCCTACCAGATCCCGGTCTCCATCCCACCGAGCACTAGCCTCCTCACCACCGGGCTGGCGGCAGAGGGCTCCAAGGCTGCAGGCGGCGGCAACAGCCGGGAGCCCAGCCCGCTGCCGGAGCTGGCCCTCCGCAAAGTGGGGGCCCCGGCCCGCGTGGCCCTGTCGCCCGGCGGCGCGGCCAAAGAGGCGGCCAGTGAACTGCAGAGCATTCAGAGACTGGTGAGTGGGCTGGAGAGCCAGCGAGCCCTCTCCCCCGGCAGGGAGTCGCCCAAGTGA